The following coding sequences are from one Cercospora beticola chromosome 4, complete sequence window:
- a CDS encoding uncharacterized protein (BUSCO:EOG09262FJB) — MAAPTLQCQKCKTPLRVDASLQHLNPASFKILADAAPILEPKAPEPPRSAASAERKQLYDHVSQRAGPPVHKKDVRQPTRTAGTRNTADDMSYIMLSESQVAPVAASPSKKKAATKKPAAPVIADDQSALSEELETTRRLFEILSARSDIDHPVCSECTELLLEGLQKRQVAVSRERDAYVDFLKKAQQDIPTEEEKMQTKRALEDAQRREKKSLDELEALEAEKARMEDEMAALDAEAEALDEEEENFWRERNAFTAELTGFQEERDSLQTQLAHDTKVLEALQRTNVYNDTFCIGHDGTFGTINGLRLGRTPEQSVDWPEINAAWGQTLLLLTVVIDKLGYKLKGFELVPVGSTSKVVKLEYAQSASTVDGKPKKHVFELFSSGDLPLGLGFLHRNFDNAMVAFLECLRQVGEHVERTTPKSGNTGLKMPYPIAKDKIGDVSIKLGNFGQEEQWTKACKYTLTCCKFLLAHASHVSDANEARSGR, encoded by the coding sequence ATGGCCGCTCCAACGTTGCAGTGCCAGAAATGCAAGACGCCGCTGCGAGTTGATGCCTCTCTCCAGCATCTCAACCCGGCTTCTTTCAAGATACTGGCCGATGCTGCACCGATTCTGGAGCCCAAGGCCCCTGAGCCGCCTCGATCAGCCGCTTCGGCGGAGAGAAAGCAGCTATATGATCACGTCTCGCAGCGTGCAGGTCCACCCGTCCACAAGAAAGATGTTCGACAGCCTACGAGAACAGCAGGTACCCGGAACACCGCCGATGATATGTCCTACATTATGCTTTCCGAATCGCAGGTAGCGCCTGTCGCTGCCTCGcccagcaagaagaaagcaGCTACCAAGAAACCGGCGGCTCCAGTCATTGCTGATGACCAATCCGCATTGTCTGAGGAACTAGAGACGACAAGGAGACTCTTTGAGATTCTGTCTGCTCGATCAGATATCGACCATCCAGTGTGTTCTGAATGCACCGAGCTCCTTCTAGAAGGCCTGCAAAAGCGCCAAGTTGCTGTCAGCCGTGAACGTGATGCTTATGTCGACTTCCTGAAAAAGGCTCAACAGGATATCCCCAccgaggaagagaaaatgCAGACCAAACGTGCTCTGGAGGATGCGCAACGGCGCGAGAAGAAATCTCTAGATGAGCTCGAAGCTTTGGAAGCCGAGAAGGCGCGGATGGAAGATGAGATGGCTGCTCTGgatgctgaagcagaagcgctagatgaggaggaagagaatttctgGCGCGAACGTAACGCTTTCACTGCTGAACTCACGGGTTTCCAAGAGGAACGCGACAGCCTGCAAACTCAACTTGCGCACGACACCAAAGTTTTGGAAGCGCTCCAGCGTACGAACGTCTACAACGACACTTTCTGCATTGGTCACGATGGAACATTTGGAACTATCAATGGGCTTCGCCTAGGCAGGACACCAGAGCAGTCAGTCGATTGGCCGGAGATCAATGCAGCGTGGGGTCAGACACTACTGCTATTGACTGTTGTTATCGACAAGCTTGGTTATAAACTCAAGGGATTCGAACTGGTTCCCGTCGGCTCGACTTCAAAGGTGGTCAAGTTGGAGTACGCGCAATCAGCATCGACAGTGGATGGAAAGCCGAAGAAACATGTGTTTGAGTTGTTCAGCAGTGGCGACTTGCCTCTGGGGCTGGGATTCCTACATCGCAATTTCGACAACGCCATGGTTGCGTTTCTCGAGTGCTTACGTCAAGTCGGCGAGCATGTGGAGCGCACAACGCCCAAATCTGGCAACACTGGTTTAAAAATGCCATATCCGATTGCCAAAGATAAGATCGGGGACGTCAGTATCAAACTCGGCAATTTTGGCCAAGAGGAGCAGTGGACCAAAGCTTGCAAATATACATTGACCTGCTGCAAGTTCCTGCTCGCCCACGCTAGTCATGTCTCTGACGCGAACGAAGCAAGGAGTGGTCGCTGA